In the genome of Nocardioides sp. NBC_00368, the window CCGCGGCGCTGCGTACGGCCGGGGTGGAGGTCGCCCTGCACTGCCCGACCCTGGCGACCCATGCCTATCTCACCCTGCCTGGAATCTCGCCCGCATCGCGCGCCGGCCTGGCCCGCGTGATGACCTTCCTCAACCAGGTTCTGGGCGGTAACTGACGCCGACTCGGCGCGTCTGTCCCGCGTGAGAATGCCGAGTCGGCGCATCTGTCTCGTGGGAGAGCGCCGAGTCGGCGCAACTGCTCCACCGCAGCGGGACATTCGCGCCGAGTGGGCGCCGAAATCTGGGACAGATGCGCCGACTCGGCGATGGCTGATGGGACAGTTGCGCCGAGTCGGCGGTCGGTCAGGCCAAATTCAGGCGGGTGGCGAGCTTGTCGAGGTAGGTGAGTACGCCGGCGGGTTCCGTGTCGGGGACGCCCCAGATCAGCTCGTCGGCGACCGACCACTCCGTCAGGTCCTCCGGAGTCGGCCGCTTGGCGACGAGCACCCGGACGTCCGGTTTGCCCTCGCGGCCGGCTGACTCCCACTCGTCCTGGAGGGTCTTGACCTTGTCGCCGATGCCGGCCTCGGTCGGGGTCGACATCCACCCCTCGGCGTTGCGGGCGATCCAGCGCAGCGTCTTGGGCCCGCCGCCGGCGCCGACGATCGTCGGGATTCGGCCCTGCGGTGGCTTCGGGTAGGCCCAGGAGGGGCCGAAGGAGACGAACTCCCCGTCGTAGGCGGCCTCCTCCTCGGTCCACAGGGCGCGCATCGCCTCGAGGTACTCCTTCAGCGCGGTGCGCTTGCGGTCGCCGGGGATGCCGTGGTCGGCGAGCTCGTCGGTGTTCCAGCCGAACCCGACGCCCAGCGAGACCCGGCCGCCGGAGAGGTGGTCGAGGGTCGCGATCGTCTTGGCCAGCGTGATCGGGTCGGACTCGACCGGCAGTGCCACCGCGGTCGAAAGCCCGATCCGTGAGGTCACCGCGGCGCACGTCCCGAGCGTCACCCAGGGGTCGAGCGTACGCAGGTAGCGGTCGTCGGGGAGCTCGGTGCCGCCGGTGGGGTGCAGGGCGTCGCGGCGTACCGGGATGTGGGTGTGCTCGGGCACGTAGAACGTGTCGAAGCCGCGATCCTCGGCGGCGGAGGCGAGCTCGGCGGGCGCGATGCCGCGGTCCGAGGTGAACAGGACGATGCCGTGGCGCATGACACAACAGTAGAACGTGTTCTAGTCTTTCCGGAAGGGATCACCGGGAGAGAGAAGTGAACATGGAAGCCGACTACATCGTCGTAGGAGCCGGGAGCGCGGGGTGTGCCACCGCCCGCAGGCTGGCCGAGAGCGGTGCCAGCGTGATCGTGATCGAGGCGGGCACCAAGGACACCGCCTTCGGGATCAAGAACCTCCTCGAGCTCCCCGGCGCGGTCGCCGCGATGCTCTCCACGCCACAGCTCAAGAAGCTGGTCGACTGGGGCTACAAGTCGGTGCCGCAGAGCGCCGCCCTCGACCGGGTCATCCCGATGACCCGCGGCAAGGTGCTGGGCGGCTCGTCCTCGATCAACGGGATGCTCTGGGTGCGCGGCAACCGGCAGAACTTCGACGACTGGGCGGCCGACGGCGCGACCGGCTGGTCCTACGACGACGTGCTGCCCGCGTTCAGGCGGATGGAGGACTTCGAGGGTGGCGCGGACGAGTTCCGCGGCGAGGGTGGGCCGGTGAAGGTGCGCTACCAGAAGGACCTCACCCCGGCCGCACAGACCTGGCTCGAGGAGGCGCCCAAGCGGCTCGGGGTCAGCGCGCTCGACGACTACAACGGCAAGGAGCAGGAGGGCGTCGGCGTCGTCCAGCTCTCTGCGTCCGAGGGACGCAGATACTCCGCCTCGAAGGCCTATCTGCGCGAGCCCCTGGACAATCTGCTGATCCTGACCAAGGCGCAGGTCACCCGCGTACGCATCGAGGGCTCGCGCGCGACCGGCGTCGAGGTGGTCGGCGCCGACGGTGAGAAGCAGGCGATCCGGGCGACCCGCGAGGTGATCGTCTCGGCCGGCGTCTACGGCTCGCCGCACCTGCTGATGCTCTCCGGAATCGGTCATTCCGGCCACCTCCGTGAGCACGGCATCGAGGTCCACGCCGACCTCCCGGTCGGCGACAACTTCCACGACCACCTCTTCGTGCCGGTCTCCTTCCGGATGGACTCCGCGCTGCGGCGGCCCACGCCCGCCTACTTCGCCGCCGGCTTCGCGAAGTCGCGGCTCACCCGCAAGGGCTGGGCGGCCGGCTCGCAGTTCGAGGCCTTCGGATTCGTACGCAGCGCCCTGGCCGGCCAGGTCCCCGACCTGCAGCTGCACGTCCTCTACTGGGTCTACCCGTTCCCGAACCAGGACGGCGAGAAGGCGATCCGGCCGCCGACGAGCAGGCCCGGCCTGTGCATCCTGCCGACGCTGATCTATCCCGAGAGCCGCGGCACCGTACGCCTGGCCAGCGCCGACCCGTTCACACACCCGCTGCTCGACCCGGCCTACCTGAGTTCGGGCAAGGACACCGAGGTGCTCCTGGACGGGATCGCGAAGGTGCGCGAGATGATGGTCGGCCTCGGTGACAACCAGGGCGAGATCACGCCCGGCCCCGACTACGCCGGCGCCGAGGCCACCCGTGAGCTGCTGCCCAACATCGTGCACAGCGTCTACCACGGCGTGGGCACCTGCCGGATGGGCTCGGACGAGCGTGCGGTCGTCGACCCGTCGCTGCGCGTGAAGGGCATCGACGGCCTGCGGGTCGCCGACGCCAGCGTGATGCCCTCGATCACCGGTGGCAACACCAACGCGCCCGCCATCATGATCGGGGAGCGCGCCGCCGACCTCATCCTCGGGGCGGCCTGATGTCCGACCTGTTGCTGAGCGAGGACCGCGACCGCGTCCGTACGCTGACCCTCAACCGACCCGACCAGCTCAACGCCTTCAGCCAGGCCCTCTACGTCGCGCTCGCCGAGGCGTTGCGCGCCGCCGACGAGGACCCGGAGGTGGCAGTCGTCCTGCTGACCGGGACCGGGCGGGCCTTCTCTGCGGGCACCGACCTGATCGAGATGAAGGAGACCGCCTCGAGTGCCGGCGAGGATGCTCGCGAGGATGCCGGCGACGGCGCCTCTCACGGGTTCATCGGCCTGCTCGACTCCCTGGTGGCGTTCTCCAAGCCGCTGGTCGTCGCGGTCAACGGGCTCGGGCTCGGCATCGGCGCGACCCTGCTCGGCTACGCCGACCTGGTCTTCGCCTCCACCGCAGCGAGGTTCAAGACGCCATTCACCACGCTCGGGGTGGCGCCGGAGGCGGCATCGAGCTTCCTGTTCCCGCGGCTGATCGGTCGGCAGAACGCCGCCTGGATGCTGATGTCGGGGGAGTGGGTCAGCGCGGCGGAGGCTCAGCAGATGGGACTCGTGTGGCGGCTCACCGACCCCGACGAGCTCCTCGCCACCGCGTGGGACCATGCCGCCACGCTCGCCTCGCGGCCGATCAGCAGCCTGGTCGCGGTCAAGGAGACGATGACCGCGTCGCTGCGCCCGGGGATCGAGGCGGCCCGGGAGCTGGAGAACGCCAAGTTCGCCGAGCTGCTGGGTGGGCCCGCCAACATCGAGGCGCTCGTCGCCTTCGCCGAGGGGCGCGAGCCCGACTTCACGAAGCTTCCGCCGGGGGCCTGAGCGGGCTCAGCGGTGGGAGCGAGGCCGGTGGTCGAAGCTTCCGTACCGGTCGCGGCCGTCGAGATGGTACTCGCGCTCCATCTCGGTGAGGTCGTGCTCGATCTGGCGGCCGCGACGCCGGTCGAGGAAGGCGGCGATCAGCATCAGGACGGTCCAGAACACGATCATCCCGATCGTGACCGCGATGACAGCGCTGTTCATGGGGATCAGCTCCTCTGTGGTGGGTCGATCTTCTCGTGGCCGGGCCCGCCCGGACCGGGCTCGGCGCTGAGCATGATGTGGTCGATGATCTCGAGTCCGGGCTCGTGCTCCCTGACGACCTCGAGGACCGTGCCCCGACGCTCCTCGGAGGCGACCTCGCCGGAGACGACGAGATGGTCGCCGCGTACCTGGACCCGGATGCCCAGCTCGTTGGTGCGTGGGTCGGTCGCGATGTCGCGCTCCAGATCTCGTGCCAGCTGTTCGTTCATGCCGACCTCCTCGGGACGACGTCGTAGACGCGGAACGCTGCCTGGATGACGGGCTGGGCGACGTTGCGTACGGGGACCCCGGCCGGGGTGAGGCCCTTCTCACGTCCGGCGTGGGCATGGCCGTGGAGAGCCAGGTCGACGCCGGTCTCGTCGATCGCCTCGCCAAGCCGGTAGTTGCCGAGGAACGGCCAGATCTCCTTCGGCTCCCCGACCAGGGTCTCGTCGACGGGAGCGAAGTGCGACAGGGCGACGGTCACGTCGGGCTCGTCGCCGAGGTCGTCGAGGGCTTTGCGCAGCACGTCGGCGGTCTCGATGCCGTGGCCGGTGAAGGCCTTCATCTGCGGCTCTCCGAAGTCGGCCGCGGAGCGGCCGAGGAAGCCGAGACAGAAGCCCTTGACCCCAGCGACGCCGAGCCGGCCGGCGTCCGTGTCGATGGTGGTCGAGGTGCCTTCGAGCACGGTCATCCCGCGGTCCTCCAGCAGTCGGGTGATGTCCCGTTCGGCCCCGGAGTGGTAGTCGTGGTTGCCGAGCACGACGAGGACGGGCACGTCGGCGACGCCGAACTCGTCGGCGAACGCCTCGGCCTCCTCGACCGTGCCGTGCTGGGTGAGATCGCCGGCAACGAGCAGCGCGTCGGCCTCTGCGGAGATTCCCTCGAGCAGTGGTGCGTAGCGTCCTCGCAGGTCGTCGGCGAGATGTACGTCGCCGACGGCTGCCACGCGAATCGGGTCAGGCATCGTCGCCTCCCATACTGCTTCCTTCCATGATGGCGAGCGCGTCCAGCAGGCCGAGCGCGGTCTGTGCGAAGGGGCTCCGCTTCGCCTCCTGTCGCACCAGCTGCCAGTCGATCTGCTCGCGCAGGGCGCGGGCGCAGCCGAGGATCGGCGAGAGGTCGCAGGCATGCTCGCTCAGCGCCAGCATGCGCGAGATGAGCAGGTCCGTCGCCGACATGACGGGCATGGTCACGGAATCGACCGGAAGCTCGGTACACCGCACCAGCAGCCCCTCGTCGACCGGCCCGGTCGGCAGCCGGTGGATCAGGTCGACGACCACGGTGTCGCGTCCGACCTTCACCAGCCAGTCCTCGGGGGCGGTGACCGAATCCATCCCGTTCTCGGTCAGCGCCTGCACGGCCTCCTCGACGCAGTCCTCGGGCAGGACGAAGTCGACGTCGTGGGTGCTCTCCGGTCCGCCACGGGTCCAGACCGCGTAGCCGCCGGCCAGTGCGAACGGGATCTCGGCGGCCTTCAACGTCGCGCCCACCCGCTTGAGTACGTCGCGTTGTCGCTGGAGCTCCTCGCCCAGCACGTCAGTTCTCGGCATAGAGGTGCGGTACCCCGAACCGGCGCCGATCACCCCTTGTCGAAAACAAGAACGTGTTCTAATCTGGACACGTGTCCAGCGCAACGAGCATCCGACAGACGGAGACGGTCGAGCGACTGTTCGCCGCGGGCCTGCAGGAGCTGCGTGAGGTCGGGCACGAGGCGCTCACCATCCGCGCGGTCGCCGCGCGGGCCGGAGTCTCCTCGGCGACGGCCTACACCTACCTCGCCTCCAAGAGCCGCCTCTTCGCCGAGCTCTTCTGGCGCCACCTCACCCAGGCCTCCTCGACGATCCTGACCGGATCGCGTGTGGAGCGGGTGCAGGGGGCCGTACGCGGCCTGACCACGAGGATCGCCGAGGAACCGGCGCTCGCGGCCGCGGTCACGCCGGCGCTGCTGGGCAGCGATGCCGACGTCGAGCGGCTGCGGCTGCGGATCGGGGGCGAGTTCGCCGCCCGGTTCGAGGCGGCGCTCGGGGACGGCGCCGAGGATGCGGTGCGCGAAGCGCTGCTGCTCGCCTTCTCGGGCGCGCTGCTGCAGGCGGGCATGGGCCTGATGACCTACGACGAGATGGCCGACCGGCTCGCCCCGGTCGTCGCCGTGATCGTCGGGGAGGAATGAGATGACGACCATCACCACCGAGATCTTCGACCCCTACGACTACGACTTCCACGAGGACCCTTACCCGGTCTACGCCCGGCTTCGGAAGGAGGCGCCGCTCTACTACAACGCCTCCGACGACTTCTGGGCGCTCTCCCGGCACGCCGACGTGCACGCCGCGATCAAGAACGACGTGACCTTCTCCAACCGGATGGGGGTCTCGCTCGACGCGAGCGCGTGGAACGCCGACGCCCACCGGGTGATGTCGTTCCTCGCCCTGGACGGGGCCGCGCAGACCCGGCTGCGCAAGCTGGTCTCGGCCGGGTTCACGCCCCGGCGGGTCCGCGAGCTGACGCCGCAGATCCAGGCGATGGCAGACCACTACCTCGACGCGCTGGCCGTGCTGTCGGCGGATGCCGGGGAGGTGGACTGGATCGCGGAGCTCGCCGGAAAGCTCCCGATGGACGTCATCTCGGAGATGATGGGCGTTCCCGCCGCCGACCGGGACGAGGTGCGGCGGCTGGCCGACCTGGTGGTGCACCGGGAGGACGGCGTACGCGACGTGCCGGAGGCCGGGATGACGGCCGCGCTGGAGCTGATCGGCTACTACGCCGAGATGGTCGCGCAGCGGCGCAGGCAGCCGCGCGAGGACCTCACCTCGGCGCTCCTCGAGGCCGAGGTCGACGGCGACCGGCTGCTCGACCACGAGGTGATCGCATTCCTGTTCCTGATGGTCGTGGCCGGCAACGAGACCACGACCAAGCTGCTCGGCAATGCGCTCTTCCACCTCGGCGCCCATCCCGCCCAGCTCACGGACGTCTTCGCCGATCCCGCCGACACCACACCGGTCGGCTCGTGGATCGAGGAGACCCTGCGCCACGACACCTCGAGCCAGATGCTGGCCCGCTACGTGGCCGAGGACGTCGAGCTCCACGGCCAGGTCGTGCCGGCCGGATCGAAGCTGCTGGTCCTGCTCGGCTCGGCCAACCGCGACGAGCGGGTCTTCACCGCGCCGGACGTCTTCGACATCCACCGCCCGCCCGAGGAGCTCGGCAGGATCATGAGCTTCGGCGTCGGCCGGCACTTCTGCCTCGGCGCCAACCTCGCCCGGCTCGAGGCCAAGGTCGTGCTGGCTGAGCTGGTGCGGCGTACGTCCGGGTTCGAGGTCGACGCCGACCGGGCCGTCCGGGTGCACTCCACGAGCGTGCGCGGCTTTGCCCGGTTACCTGTCTCGTTCACCTTGAGGGCGCGATGAGCGCCGTGGATGCTCACCGAGTTACCTCGGTGAGCGGTGTGGACATCCACCGAGGTACCTCGTTGAGCGATCACTTCCTTCGTGGAGTTCCGCGAAGGAAGTGCGCAGTCGCCGAGTTACCTCGGTCAGCATCCCGGGAGGACGCATGAGCAAGTACGCACAGCCCGACCGCCGCCCGGCGGTGATCACGGGGGCGTCGTCGGGGATCGGTGCGGAGACTGCGAAGACGCTGGCCGCGGCCGGATTCCCGGTCGCGCTGGGGGCTCGCCGGGTCGACCGGGTCGAGGAGATCGCCGCCGCGATCCGGGCCGACGGGGGAGAGGCGGTGGCGCACCCGCTCGACGTGACCAGTGACGACTCGGTGGCCGAGTTCGCCGCGAAGGTGACCGCCGATCTGGGCGATGTCGAGGTCGTGGTCAGCAACGCCGGCGTCACTCATCCGGGCGCGACCGTCGACGTCCCCACCGAGGCCTTCGCCGGCCAGGTCGACATCAACCTCCTCGGCGCCCACCGGGTCCTGCGCGCCTTCGGGCCGGGGATGATCGAGCGGCGCCGCGGCGACCTGGTCTTCCTCTCTTCCGACGTGGCGGTGAGGCCACGACCCTTCATGGGCGCGTACGCAGCCTCGAAGTGGGGCCTGGAAGGCATGGTTGCCGCGCTCCAGATGGAGCTCGAGGGCACGGGCGTCAGGGCTTCCGTCGTGCGCCCCGGCCCGACCCACTCCGACATCGGCAACGAGTGGCCCGCCGAGCTC includes:
- a CDS encoding LLM class F420-dependent oxidoreductase, producing the protein MRHGIVLFTSDRGIAPAELASAAEDRGFDTFYVPEHTHIPVRRDALHPTGGTELPDDRYLRTLDPWVTLGTCAAVTSRIGLSTAVALPVESDPITLAKTIATLDHLSGGRVSLGVGFGWNTDELADHGIPGDRKRTALKEYLEAMRALWTEEEAAYDGEFVSFGPSWAYPKPPQGRIPTIVGAGGGPKTLRWIARNAEGWMSTPTEAGIGDKVKTLQDEWESAGREGKPDVRVLVAKRPTPEDLTEWSVADELIWGVPDTEPAGVLTYLDKLATRLNLA
- a CDS encoding GMC family oxidoreductase; translation: MEADYIVVGAGSAGCATARRLAESGASVIVIEAGTKDTAFGIKNLLELPGAVAAMLSTPQLKKLVDWGYKSVPQSAALDRVIPMTRGKVLGGSSSINGMLWVRGNRQNFDDWAADGATGWSYDDVLPAFRRMEDFEGGADEFRGEGGPVKVRYQKDLTPAAQTWLEEAPKRLGVSALDDYNGKEQEGVGVVQLSASEGRRYSASKAYLREPLDNLLILTKAQVTRVRIEGSRATGVEVVGADGEKQAIRATREVIVSAGVYGSPHLLMLSGIGHSGHLREHGIEVHADLPVGDNFHDHLFVPVSFRMDSALRRPTPAYFAAGFAKSRLTRKGWAAGSQFEAFGFVRSALAGQVPDLQLHVLYWVYPFPNQDGEKAIRPPTSRPGLCILPTLIYPESRGTVRLASADPFTHPLLDPAYLSSGKDTEVLLDGIAKVREMMVGLGDNQGEITPGPDYAGAEATRELLPNIVHSVYHGVGTCRMGSDERAVVDPSLRVKGIDGLRVADASVMPSITGGNTNAPAIMIGERAADLILGAA
- a CDS encoding enoyl-CoA hydratase/isomerase family protein, which encodes MSDLLLSEDRDRVRTLTLNRPDQLNAFSQALYVALAEALRAADEDPEVAVVLLTGTGRAFSAGTDLIEMKETASSAGEDAREDAGDGASHGFIGLLDSLVAFSKPLVVAVNGLGLGIGATLLGYADLVFASTAARFKTPFTTLGVAPEAASSFLFPRLIGRQNAAWMLMSGEWVSAAEAQQMGLVWRLTDPDELLATAWDHAATLASRPISSLVAVKETMTASLRPGIEAARELENAKFAELLGGPANIEALVAFAEGREPDFTKLPPGA
- a CDS encoding BON domain-containing protein — encoded protein: MNEQLARDLERDIATDPRTNELGIRVQVRGDHLVVSGEVASEERRGTVLEVVREHEPGLEIIDHIMLSAEPGPGGPGHEKIDPPQRS
- a CDS encoding metallophosphoesterase family protein encodes the protein MPDPIRVAAVGDVHLADDLRGRYAPLLEGISAEADALLVAGDLTQHGTVEEAEAFADEFGVADVPVLVVLGNHDYHSGAERDITRLLEDRGMTVLEGTSTTIDTDAGRLGVAGVKGFCLGFLGRSAADFGEPQMKAFTGHGIETADVLRKALDDLGDEPDVTVALSHFAPVDETLVGEPKEIWPFLGNYRLGEAIDETGVDLALHGHAHAGREKGLTPAGVPVRNVAQPVIQAAFRVYDVVPRRSA
- a CDS encoding nucleotidyltransferase family protein, with translation MPRTDVLGEELQRQRDVLKRVGATLKAAEIPFALAGGYAVWTRGGPESTHDVDFVLPEDCVEEAVQALTENGMDSVTAPEDWLVKVGRDTVVVDLIHRLPTGPVDEGLLVRCTELPVDSVTMPVMSATDLLISRMLALSEHACDLSPILGCARALREQIDWQLVRQEAKRSPFAQTALGLLDALAIMEGSSMGGDDA
- a CDS encoding TetR/AcrR family transcriptional regulator gives rise to the protein MSSATSIRQTETVERLFAAGLQELREVGHEALTIRAVAARAGVSSATAYTYLASKSRLFAELFWRHLTQASSTILTGSRVERVQGAVRGLTTRIAEEPALAAAVTPALLGSDADVERLRLRIGGEFAARFEAALGDGAEDAVREALLLAFSGALLQAGMGLMTYDEMADRLAPVVAVIVGEE
- a CDS encoding cytochrome P450 produces the protein MTTITTEIFDPYDYDFHEDPYPVYARLRKEAPLYYNASDDFWALSRHADVHAAIKNDVTFSNRMGVSLDASAWNADAHRVMSFLALDGAAQTRLRKLVSAGFTPRRVRELTPQIQAMADHYLDALAVLSADAGEVDWIAELAGKLPMDVISEMMGVPAADRDEVRRLADLVVHREDGVRDVPEAGMTAALELIGYYAEMVAQRRRQPREDLTSALLEAEVDGDRLLDHEVIAFLFLMVVAGNETTTKLLGNALFHLGAHPAQLTDVFADPADTTPVGSWIEETLRHDTSSQMLARYVAEDVELHGQVVPAGSKLLVLLGSANRDERVFTAPDVFDIHRPPEELGRIMSFGVGRHFCLGANLARLEAKVVLAELVRRTSGFEVDADRAVRVHSTSVRGFARLPVSFTLRAR
- a CDS encoding SDR family oxidoreductase yields the protein MSKYAQPDRRPAVITGASSGIGAETAKTLAAAGFPVALGARRVDRVEEIAAAIRADGGEAVAHPLDVTSDDSVAEFAAKVTADLGDVEVVVSNAGVTHPGATVDVPTEAFAGQVDINLLGAHRVLRAFGPGMIERRRGDLVFLSSDVAVRPRPFMGAYAASKWGLEGMVAALQMELEGTGVRASVVRPGPTHSDIGNEWPAELGGFVLEQWVRWGLARHPHFLKARAQADAITTIVTAPRGVHISTIDVNPEAPVVPEGAGERSDRRQERA